The Lactuca sativa cultivar Salinas chromosome 2, Lsat_Salinas_v11, whole genome shotgun sequence genome includes a window with the following:
- the LOC111898599 gene encoding 5'-adenylylsulfate reductase-like 7: MMASSSMKLSLFFIFITLTIFSSISSALASLSSSCHPQIHPFLHDLQLQCPTTIVSSSPIEMNGESLDNFMSSYKTNAYTSILFYASWCPFSINAQAKFHALASMYPQIKHVKVEQSSALPSVFSRNGIHSLPTILITNRTSRMQHHGPKDLDSLLNFYQRTTGLEPTMHLTEEQLELDSSFESKNINSLKQIISSEPYLVFSILFVSIKSLLFLCPEIIPKIIALWAAYIPRLNLSIFGESKQLLTHALHLFDVKSAFKKLKISKNRNFRNGVVFGVGVVGRDVIG, encoded by the exons ATGATGGCGTCGTCGTCGATGAAATTGTCTCTGTTTTTCATATTCATTACGCTCACGATTTTCTCTTCCATTTCCTCAGCTCTTGCGTCCTTATCATCAAGCTGTCATCCTCAGATtcatccatttcttcacgatctaCAGCTTCAGTGCCCTACCACAATCGTATCCTCTTCGCCGATCGAG ATGAATGGGGAGTCTCTTGACAACTTTATGAGTTCTTATAAAACAAATGCATACACATCGATTCTATTCTATGCTTCATGGTGTCCATTTTCTATAAATGCTCAAGCCAAATTTCATGCTCTTGCTTCAATGTATCCACAAATTAAACACGTAAAAGTCGAACAATCCTCCGCATTGCCAAG tgttTTCTCAAGAAATGGAATTCATAGCCTCCCAACAATTTTAATAACAAATAGAACATCCCGCATGCAACATCATGGCCCAAAAGATTTAGACTCGCTTTTGAATTTCTATCAAAGAACCACAG gACTCGAGCCTACAATGCATTTAACAGAAGAACAACTCGAACTGGATTCCTCTTTTGAAAGCAAAAACATAAATTCGTTAAAACAGATAATCAGTAGCGAACCCTATCTCGTATTTtctatcttattcgtttcaattAAATCACTCCTATTTTTATGCCCCGAAATTATACCGAAGATTATAGCTTTATGGGCAGCATACATTCCTCGTTTAAATCTATCGATCTTTGGGGAATCGAAACAGCTTTTGACTCATGCACTCCACCTGTTCGACGTAAAGTCTGCTTTTAAAAAGCTCAAAATTAGCAAAAACAGGAACTTTCGTAACGGTGTCGTTTTTGGGGTTGGAGTCGTTGGGAGAGACGTCATTGGCTAG